From Leptolyngbya sp. KIOST-1, one genomic window encodes:
- a CDS encoding Lrp/AsnC family transcriptional regulator, with amino-acid sequence MMTNVSVAIENLENSEIDSLDLRIIELLQHNGRIPYRDIARSINTPEATVRYRMKRLLDDGIITISAFINTGKVRHENVSYIEIKVDPIFFGATLDELVGMENISYLSAVTGEFDIMLEYIYKDNEDLLEFINWLKQKDSVTALKSRNILKIYKAQYPARISQE; translated from the coding sequence ATGATGACTAACGTCAGTGTCGCTATCGAGAATCTAGAAAATTCTGAGATTGATAGTCTTGACCTCAGGATTATTGAGCTTTTGCAACATAACGGCAGAATCCCTTACCGAGATATCGCTCGCTCAATAAATACGCCAGAAGCAACGGTTAGGTATCGAATGAAGCGACTCTTGGATGATGGTATCATCACTATCAGCGCTTTCATTAATACGGGAAAGGTTAGGCATGAAAATGTCTCCTACATCGAAATAAAAGTCGATCCTATTTTTTTTGGGGCAACACTTGATGAATTAGTTGGCATGGAAAATATCAGTTACCTGTCCGCTGTTACTGGCGAGTTCGATATTATGCTTGAGTACATCTACAAAGATAATGAGGACCTGCTGGAATTCATTAATTGGTTAAAGCAGAAAGATAGCGTTACAGCATTAAAATCCAGAAATATCTTAAAAATCTATAAGGCCCAATACCCAGCTCGAATTAGTCAAGAGTGA
- a CDS encoding HupE/UreJ family protein produces the protein MKPTPHFSRTRKLVTGGFVSLSSLALAAPALAHHPFGGSTPTNAIQGFLSGLGHPVIGLDHLAFVVIIGLLAAAMGQGLMMPITFTLAALAGTGLHLMGLNLPLPEMMISASVLLFGILLALKQPPATPIVVALAAIAGLFHGYAYGEAIVGANMGPLFAYLLGFSSIQMVIGIVAYTFAQRLSPQSEGGALNLRFAGFAFAGLGFAFLSGIFFA, from the coding sequence ATGAAACCAACCCCTCATTTTTCCCGGACTCGTAAGTTGGTCACGGGTGGCTTCGTTAGTCTGAGTAGCCTCGCCCTCGCCGCGCCCGCCCTCGCGCATCACCCGTTTGGTGGGAGTACACCGACCAATGCCATCCAAGGCTTTTTGTCGGGGCTAGGGCATCCTGTTATTGGGCTGGACCATTTGGCGTTTGTGGTCATCATCGGCTTGCTCGCGGCGGCAATGGGGCAAGGTTTGATGATGCCCATCACCTTTACGCTGGCGGCGCTAGCGGGCACCGGACTGCATTTAATGGGTCTCAACTTACCGTTGCCTGAGATGATGATCTCGGCCTCGGTATTGTTATTTGGCATTTTGCTGGCCCTTAAGCAACCGCCCGCCACCCCCATCGTGGTCGCCTTAGCCGCGATCGCTGGGCTGTTTCATGGCTATGCCTATGGAGAGGCGATCGTCGGTGCCAATATGGGGCCGCTCTTTGCCTATCTACTCGGCTTTTCCAGCATTCAAATGGTCATCGGCATCGTAGCCTACACCTTCGCGCAGCGCCTCTCGCCCCAGTCTGAAGGCGGAGCCCTCAACCTTCGGTTTGCCGGGTTTGCCTTTGCCGGTTTAGGGTTCGCCTTCCTCTCCGGCATCTTTTTCGCTTAA
- the nthA gene encoding nitrile hydratase subunit alpha — protein sequence MAHTHRPESEIALRVKAIESLLVEKGIVDPTTLDTIIEAYEHQIGPHNGARIVAKAWVDAAYKQRLLADGTSAIAELGLTGFSSEHMVVVENTPQVHNLIVCTLCSCYPWAILGLPPTWYKSFAYRARAVIEPRKVLQEFGLVIPDEVEIRVWDSNADLRYLVLPERPQGTEGLSEAALAGLVTRNAMIGTAKVQPPEQPSTLAA from the coding sequence ATGGCCCATACTCACCGCCCAGAGTCCGAAATTGCCCTCCGCGTCAAAGCAATTGAGTCGCTGCTCGTTGAAAAAGGCATCGTTGATCCGACAACTCTGGATACCATCATCGAGGCCTATGAACACCAAATTGGCCCCCACAACGGAGCCCGGATTGTGGCGAAAGCCTGGGTTGACGCCGCCTATAAGCAGCGGTTGCTGGCCGATGGCACGAGCGCGATCGCAGAACTTGGGTTAACGGGGTTCTCCAGCGAGCACATGGTCGTGGTGGAAAACACCCCTCAAGTCCACAATCTGATTGTTTGCACACTTTGTTCCTGCTATCCTTGGGCCATTTTAGGCTTGCCGCCCACCTGGTATAAGTCCTTTGCCTACCGAGCGCGGGCCGTGATCGAACCGCGCAAAGTGCTACAGGAATTTGGGTTGGTCATTCCTGATGAGGTCGAAATTCGAGTGTGGGACAGCAACGCCGATTTGCGGTATTTAGTTCTGCCAGAGCGACCGCAGGGCACCGAGGGCCTGTCCGAAGCGGCGCTGGCCGGTTTAGTAACTCGTAACGCCATGATTGGCACGGCCAAGGTTCAGCCCCCCGAACAACCTTCCACCCTTGCCGCTTAG
- a CDS encoding ABC transporter ATP-binding protein has product MSSHSSALGERHHQPILACQQVAKVFHANQQSSFTALEDINLEVAKGDFVTILGRSGGGKSTLLKLLGGFIPPTSGQVLFHGVPLPGITPKIGMVFQENSLYPWLTVEQNIGFGFKVRGRQKCQYALRVQEVMEHVGLAPARHLYPHQLSGGMKQRVSIARSLANQPDVLLLDEPFSALDIQLRRRLQKFLLNIWQDTKEATLVLVTHDVEEAILLGQKLIVVGGQPGQIIEAVDISAPAFSDRYDRHFLELQQHLERVVGEEPDMMENPFSWAANSGQKVTSHS; this is encoded by the coding sequence ATGAGCAGTCATTCCTCAGCTTTAGGTGAACGCCATCACCAACCGATTCTGGCCTGTCAGCAGGTGGCGAAAGTCTTTCATGCCAATCAGCAGTCTTCGTTCACGGCGCTAGAAGACATCAATCTGGAAGTTGCCAAGGGTGATTTTGTCACCATTCTAGGCCGTTCAGGAGGCGGAAAGTCGACCCTACTCAAGTTATTAGGGGGGTTTATTCCCCCTACCTCAGGACAGGTTTTATTTCATGGCGTGCCCTTGCCAGGCATTACCCCAAAAATTGGCATGGTGTTTCAGGAAAATTCTCTGTATCCCTGGTTAACCGTTGAGCAAAACATTGGCTTTGGATTCAAAGTTCGCGGCAGACAAAAGTGTCAGTATGCTTTGCGCGTTCAGGAAGTGATGGAACATGTGGGGCTAGCTCCAGCCCGCCACCTATACCCTCATCAGCTTTCAGGAGGCATGAAGCAGCGTGTTTCTATTGCGCGATCGCTAGCCAATCAACCCGACGTGCTACTGCTGGATGAACCCTTTTCGGCCCTGGATATCCAACTGCGGCGGCGACTTCAGAAATTTCTCCTGAACATTTGGCAAGATACCAAAGAAGCAACCCTGGTGCTGGTCACCCATGATGTGGAAGAGGCGATATTGCTGGGTCAGAAGCTCATTGTGGTCGGTGGGCAGCCAGGCCAAATTATAGAAGCAGTAGACATTTCGGCTCCGGCTTTTAGCGATCGGTATGATCGGCATTTTTTAGAACTGCAACAGCATCTAGAAAGAGTAGTCGGAGAAGAGCCCGACATGATGGAAAATCCCTTTTCATGGGCGGCGAACTCAGGTCAAAAAGTCACAAGTCACTCTTGA
- a CDS encoding SH3-like domain-containing protein yields the protein MAIETSNECMTVAQAQYLLQNGVDCRGVSDDPPRFQAGDRVRAKVMHPITYTRLPRYVRGKMGTIAKVNGVYVFPDKVGQRLATKPQYVYSVRFAAQELWGPDASPRDCLYIDLFDDHLDAT from the coding sequence ATGGCCATCGAAACCAGCAATGAGTGCATGACAGTCGCCCAGGCTCAGTATTTACTCCAGAATGGCGTTGACTGCCGTGGCGTCAGTGACGATCCGCCTCGATTTCAAGCCGGGGACAGGGTTCGAGCAAAAGTCATGCACCCTATCACCTACACTCGCCTGCCTCGCTATGTACGAGGAAAGATGGGCACCATCGCCAAGGTGAATGGGGTCTACGTCTTTCCGGACAAGGTGGGGCAGCGTTTGGCAACAAAACCGCAGTACGTATACAGCGTACGCTTTGCCGCTCAGGAGCTCTGGGGGCCAGATGCCTCCCCCAGAGATTGCCTCTATATCGACCTGTTTGACGACCACTTAGATGCGACCTGA
- the nthB gene encoding nitrile hydratase subunit beta — MKLQHNLGGLEGLDPINTETQVFVEPWEQRIFGIHTAMMALSNHLGDSLPDYAIEEVPTEFKSFWTWGHLRMGAEGMHPFDYFRLRYYEKWLGGISGFFVSEGYITEEELDARTAELLEDSEKAAAPLPSGGAAEIDAQVLKYLQEGDSPLRELPAPPKFSVGDRVRVKNISPGDHSRLPGHLKGHLAEVVLVYEGAFTYFFPTEDGIGVPMPVYSLAFKNEEIWPESLTEPNSFYYNDIFEVYLEAV; from the coding sequence ATGAAACTACAGCATAATCTGGGGGGGCTAGAAGGGCTCGACCCCATCAATACTGAGACGCAGGTCTTTGTCGAACCCTGGGAACAGCGCATCTTTGGCATTCACACCGCCATGATGGCGCTCAGTAATCATCTGGGGGACTCACTACCCGACTATGCGATCGAGGAAGTGCCTACTGAGTTCAAAAGCTTCTGGACGTGGGGCCACCTGCGTATGGGAGCTGAAGGCATGCACCCCTTTGACTACTTCCGCTTGCGTTACTACGAAAAGTGGCTAGGGGGGATTTCCGGTTTCTTTGTCTCGGAGGGGTACATCACCGAAGAAGAACTGGACGCTCGCACCGCCGAATTGCTGGAGGATAGTGAAAAAGCAGCGGCCCCCTTACCGTCTGGAGGCGCTGCCGAAATTGACGCCCAAGTCTTGAAATATTTACAGGAAGGAGACTCCCCGCTGCGAGAATTGCCTGCCCCACCGAAATTTAGTGTGGGCGATCGCGTCCGGGTAAAAAACATCTCACCAGGTGACCACAGTCGCCTTCCCGGTCACCTCAAAGGCCACCTGGCAGAAGTCGTTCTGGTGTATGAAGGGGCTTTTACCTATTTCTTCCCGACCGAAGATGGCATTGGTGTCCCGATGCCCGTGTACAGTCTAGCCTTCAAGAATGAGGAGATCTGGCCAGAATCGTTGACTGAGCCCAATTCGTTCTACTACAACGACATTTTTGAAGTGTATTTAGAAGCCGTTTAA
- a CDS encoding DUF1097 domain-containing protein, which translates to MKQSEALTISIGVLGGVDVFLTATVIPVPVWVTFTAWASFFIVGGGVRGFIKSISCNITGIIIAALSLLAIDLIGPSPLVAAICVGIGSAGMVQASKLPFTHGITPAIVWGFSQTVGTVAVTGLSVTAPLPNNPVLIAIAAMILGNLFGYLSEAWGKAMTTSALATTGE; encoded by the coding sequence ATGAAACAATCCGAAGCCTTAACAATCAGCATCGGCGTACTCGGTGGTGTCGATGTTTTCCTGACTGCAACGGTCATTCCGGTACCGGTTTGGGTCACTTTTACCGCCTGGGCCTCCTTCTTTATCGTGGGGGGCGGTGTGCGGGGCTTTATTAAGTCCATTTCCTGCAATATTACTGGCATTATCATTGCCGCGCTTTCGCTGTTGGCGATTGACTTGATCGGGCCGAGTCCTCTAGTGGCCGCCATTTGTGTGGGCATTGGCAGTGCCGGTATGGTGCAGGCCTCAAAATTGCCCTTTACCCATGGTATTACCCCGGCCATCGTCTGGGGCTTTTCACAAACGGTGGGGACGGTAGCGGTCACGGGGTTATCAGTCACCGCCCCTCTGCCCAACAACCCGGTGTTAATTGCGATCGCCGCGATGATTCTCGGCAACTTGTTCGGTTATCTCTCGGAGGCTTGGGGTAAGGCCATGACCACCTCTGCCTTGGCCACGACGGGTGAATGA
- a CDS encoding nitrile hydratase accessory protein, with product MFTKFEHFAATSLMGNPTEAPPRKDGHLHFDRDWEKMAFGVAIALSKQGYYEWEDFRQTLMATIKEWETTHDLNDPNWDYYQCWLTALETLLIKSGVIAAGELETQLAQLLHCQPSEL from the coding sequence ATGTTTACCAAATTTGAGCATTTTGCGGCGACTAGCTTAATGGGGAATCCCACAGAAGCACCGCCCCGCAAAGACGGACATCTGCATTTCGATCGCGACTGGGAAAAAATGGCCTTCGGAGTCGCGATCGCCCTCTCCAAGCAGGGGTACTACGAGTGGGAAGACTTTCGCCAAACCCTGATGGCCACGATCAAGGAGTGGGAGACTACCCACGACCTCAACGACCCCAACTGGGACTATTACCAGTGTTGGTTAACCGCCCTGGAAACGCTGCTCATTAAATCAGGTGTCATTGCCGCTGGTGAGTTAGAAACGCAACTGGCGCAATTACTGCATTGCCAACCTTCTGAACTGTAA
- the nthA gene encoding nitrile hydratase subunit alpha — MPSNYPGFKYGADRETVSAAKVKALESLLIEKGIITSNTVDSILGYFETEMGPFNGAKLVARAWVDPDFKARLLADCNAACEELDFPQGMSGAEGEHMRIVENTPEVHNIIVCTLCSCYPWPTLGLPPYWFKDPTFRARVVREPRKVLSEFGVELDDSVQVRVWDSSAQIRWWVLPMRPEGTDGMSEAELAALLTPEAMMGVATVKV, encoded by the coding sequence ATGCCTAGTAATTATCCAGGATTTAAGTACGGAGCCGATCGCGAAACTGTCAGTGCTGCGAAGGTCAAAGCGCTGGAGTCGCTCTTAATCGAAAAGGGCATCATCACAAGTAATACAGTTGACAGCATTCTTGGCTATTTTGAAACGGAAATGGGTCCGTTTAATGGCGCTAAGCTCGTCGCCCGTGCCTGGGTCGATCCGGACTTTAAGGCGCGGCTGCTGGCAGATTGTAATGCGGCCTGTGAGGAATTGGACTTTCCTCAGGGCATGTCAGGGGCTGAAGGCGAGCATATGCGCATTGTCGAAAACACGCCTGAAGTACATAACATCATTGTGTGTACGCTGTGTTCTTGCTATCCCTGGCCCACCTTAGGATTGCCGCCCTACTGGTTCAAAGATCCGACCTTCCGGGCTCGCGTGGTGCGAGAACCACGCAAGGTCTTGTCTGAATTTGGGGTTGAGCTCGACGACTCTGTCCAGGTACGGGTATGGGACAGCAGTGCCCAGATTCGTTGGTGGGTGCTGCCGATGCGTCCCGAAGGTACTGACGGCATGAGCGAAGCAGAGCTGGCGGCCTTGCTGACCCCTGAGGCCATGATGGGCGTCGCCACTGTCAAGGTTTAA
- a CDS encoding ABC transporter substrate-binding protein, translating to MLPKHVLILSALGALFVGGCGASLPTENTEAPSSESAGAAPANELISVKAGHLVALDMAPLFLGVESGCFEQHGLDVETVFFTNPGDNNAALAGSQIDFSTNPFTLPFFAANSGVPIKTVAAAGGWGVMQVIIDSDYGVESIADLTTFVTENPDQPLKIATLRGDTLELILVDAFEQAGLDPEAFEMVYFDDLLAMVDAFRLGEVDILSHIKPYTTQFVAAGEANVITDNAEVWSPTTPNTVVSVLEKTLNERPEVVEAYIQGLQCAAEIINTDPEQAIELLAGGNYYRVENDVLLTAFTTQPSPITFTPDLDAVQTVVDKMVQLEYIQADVPAKDIFDVSIVKKLEK from the coding sequence ATGCTGCCGAAGCATGTTTTGATTCTTTCCGCATTGGGTGCTTTGTTTGTTGGGGGCTGTGGGGCGTCGCTGCCCACCGAAAATACGGAAGCGCCCTCCTCAGAGAGCGCCGGAGCAGCCCCTGCTAATGAGCTGATCTCGGTAAAAGCGGGTCACTTAGTGGCGTTGGATATGGCACCGTTGTTCTTGGGAGTCGAATCGGGCTGTTTTGAGCAGCACGGTCTGGATGTCGAGACGGTGTTCTTCACCAATCCCGGCGATAACAATGCCGCCTTGGCCGGTAGCCAAATCGACTTCAGTACTAATCCCTTTACCCTGCCGTTTTTTGCGGCCAATAGCGGCGTGCCGATTAAAACGGTAGCGGCAGCTGGGGGATGGGGCGTTATGCAGGTGATTATTGACAGCGACTACGGAGTTGAGTCCATCGCCGATTTGACTACCTTCGTGACAGAAAATCCCGACCAGCCGTTGAAAATTGCCACCCTCCGGGGGGACACGCTGGAGTTGATTCTGGTGGATGCCTTTGAGCAGGCTGGCCTTGATCCAGAAGCCTTTGAGATGGTCTATTTCGACGATCTACTGGCTATGGTCGATGCTTTTCGATTGGGAGAGGTGGATATCCTGAGCCACATCAAGCCTTACACGACCCAATTTGTCGCCGCTGGCGAGGCGAATGTCATCACCGACAATGCTGAGGTTTGGTCGCCGACAACGCCGAACACTGTGGTTAGCGTGCTGGAGAAGACTCTCAACGAGCGTCCTGAAGTCGTGGAAGCCTACATTCAGGGCTTGCAATGTGCGGCAGAGATTATTAATACCGACCCTGAGCAGGCTATTGAACTCCTTGCGGGGGGCAACTATTACCGAGTGGAAAATGACGTGTTGCTGACTGCCTTCACCACTCAACCGTCCCCTATCACCTTTACTCCCGACCTGGATGCGGTTCAAACGGTGGTCGATAAGATGGTGCAGTTGGAGTATATCCAGGCGGACGTACCCGCAAAAGATATCTTTGATGTCTCGATTGTGAAAAAGCTAGAAAAGTAG
- a CDS encoding CobW family GTP-binding protein, whose amino-acid sequence MQDLIPTTVLTGYLGAGKTTLLNYILTAQHGKRIAVIVNEFGEVGIDNQLVIDADEEIFEMNNGCICCTVRSDLIRIVSNLMERAEDFDYLMIETTGLADPAPVIQSFFVDEVMRSRLLLDAIVTVVDAKYIWEHWDSSEAQEQIAFADVVLLNKVDLVSPPILEELEQRIRSMNAIAKIHQTQHCQISLDTVLGVGAFDLKNALSIDPEFLGEDAHDHDETVTSVAIQEAGVVNGEQFNRWIYQLVQARGSDLFRMKGILDMDNANRRFVFQGVHMTLDGRPGRPWQEGETRRNELVFIGRNLDEAELRRGFSACLM is encoded by the coding sequence TTGCAAGACCTGATTCCAACGACTGTTTTAACCGGGTATTTAGGCGCTGGTAAAACTACGCTCCTCAACTACATTCTGACGGCTCAACACGGTAAGCGTATCGCCGTCATTGTGAATGAGTTTGGCGAAGTTGGCATTGATAATCAGTTGGTGATTGATGCTGACGAAGAAATCTTTGAGATGAACAATGGCTGCATCTGCTGCACCGTGCGGAGCGACCTGATCCGCATTGTCAGCAATTTGATGGAGCGTGCAGAAGATTTCGACTATTTGATGATTGAAACGACGGGGTTGGCCGATCCAGCACCAGTTATTCAATCCTTTTTTGTGGATGAGGTGATGCGATCGCGCCTCCTCTTAGATGCCATTGTCACCGTCGTCGATGCCAAATATATCTGGGAGCACTGGGACAGTAGCGAAGCCCAAGAACAGATTGCCTTTGCCGATGTGGTTTTGCTGAATAAGGTCGATCTAGTGTCACCGCCCATTCTGGAAGAGCTAGAGCAGCGCATTCGGAGTATGAATGCGATCGCCAAAATCCACCAGACACAGCACTGCCAAATTTCACTGGATACTGTGCTCGGTGTCGGAGCCTTCGACCTGAAGAATGCCCTCAGTATCGATCCAGAGTTCCTTGGCGAAGATGCTCACGATCATGACGAAACCGTGACCTCGGTTGCGATTCAGGAGGCGGGCGTCGTCAACGGTGAGCAATTTAATCGCTGGATCTATCAGTTAGTGCAAGCCCGTGGGTCTGACCTCTTCCGCATGAAAGGCATTCTCGACATGGACAACGCCAACCGCCGATTCGTCTTTCAAGGGGTGCATATGACCCTGGATGGCCGTCCCGGACGCCCTTGGCAAGAGGGAGAAACGCGGCGCAATGAACTGGTGTTTATCGGTCGCAATTTAGACGAAGCGGAGCTGCGGCGCGGTTTTAGCGCGTGCTTGATGTAA
- a CDS encoding cysteine hydrolase family protein, with protein sequence MAIINTYTHPFELPLENTALLVIDMQNDFCHPDGFNSSQLDLSLESIRAIIPSIQTLLEWSRKMGLMVVFTRESHSPDLSDLTSSKQKRYTNAGSPIGEPGKMGRFLVQGEKGVEIIDELRPLPHEIQLDKPAHSCFVNTQLDHKLRSQNITHLLITGVTTQCCVLATYRHASDLGYDCLLLDDCCAAFDRADHDATIHILQSEGGVLGWVAHSSMLYHV encoded by the coding sequence ATGGCAATAATCAACACCTATACCCATCCATTTGAGCTCCCATTAGAGAATACAGCTCTGCTCGTCATTGATATGCAAAATGATTTTTGCCATCCTGACGGCTTCAATAGTAGCCAATTAGATCTTAGTCTAGAGTCCATCAGGGCTATTATTCCATCAATTCAGACTTTGCTTGAGTGGTCTCGAAAAATGGGACTGATGGTCGTTTTTACCCGCGAAAGTCATTCTCCTGATTTATCTGACTTAACCTCCAGCAAACAAAAGCGATATACCAATGCCGGTTCCCCGATTGGTGAGCCCGGTAAAATGGGACGGTTTCTAGTTCAGGGAGAAAAAGGGGTTGAAATTATCGACGAATTGAGGCCTCTCCCCCATGAAATACAGCTAGATAAACCGGCCCATTCTTGTTTTGTCAACACTCAACTTGACCATAAGCTCCGCAGTCAAAACATCACTCACCTTCTCATCACGGGGGTCACAACTCAATGCTGTGTGCTGGCAACCTATCGCCATGCCAGCGATCTGGGCTATGACTGCCTGTTGTTAGATGACTGCTGCGCTGCGTTCGATCGCGCTGATCATGACGCCACGATTCACATCCTGCAATCCGAAGGTGGTGTATTAGGTTGGGTTGCTCATTCCTCCATGCTTTACCATGTCTAG
- a CDS encoding ABC transporter permease, whose protein sequence is MVKGNSGGLGFISRSLLPLVCGVISCVVFVGAWEVIGANPENPIAQVLPPPSKFLPVLFESDFKIGLGSQSASIYQSVIVTLIRVISGMTVAFVGSIVCGLLISLSKWSELFILPILGLIAPIAPIAWVPLALVVFGVSNLTAVFIVFMGVFFTLTIATVAEIKRIPESLLITAENLGGDNFARWRFVIIPAVLPGVFTLLRLNFIAAWMAVLAAEMTGLRDGLGTVVMTGRNLFNSNLILLGICIIGITGFAVDRLLLLIQRKFFWWKI, encoded by the coding sequence ATGGTGAAGGGCAATTCTGGCGGACTAGGTTTCATATCGCGATCGCTGCTGCCCCTAGTTTGTGGGGTGATTTCTTGCGTCGTCTTTGTCGGAGCTTGGGAAGTCATTGGTGCTAATCCCGAAAACCCCATTGCCCAGGTTTTGCCCCCGCCATCCAAATTTCTGCCGGTGCTCTTTGAGAGTGATTTCAAAATTGGCCTGGGTTCGCAGTCGGCATCGATTTATCAGTCAGTCATTGTCACTTTAATCCGGGTAATTTCGGGAATGACAGTGGCCTTTGTAGGATCAATTGTTTGTGGCCTGTTAATCAGCCTTTCAAAGTGGTCAGAGTTGTTTATCCTGCCGATTTTAGGACTGATCGCGCCCATTGCTCCTATCGCCTGGGTGCCCCTGGCTCTAGTGGTTTTTGGCGTCAGTAATCTGACGGCGGTGTTCATTGTCTTCATGGGGGTCTTTTTCACCCTGACGATCGCGACAGTAGCGGAAATCAAGAGAATCCCCGAAAGCTTGTTAATCACTGCCGAAAATCTCGGGGGGGATAACTTTGCCCGCTGGAGGTTCGTCATTATCCCCGCTGTTTTACCCGGTGTATTTACCCTGCTCAGACTCAATTTTATTGCTGCTTGGATGGCCGTTTTAGCCGCTGAAATGACTGGCTTAAGGGATGGCCTTGGCACGGTTGTGATGACTGGACGCAACCTGTTCAACAGCAACCTAATTTTGCTAGGCATTTGCATTATCGGCATTACCGGATTTGCTGTTGACCGATTGCTGCTGCTGATTCAAAGAAAGTTTTTCTGGTGGAAGATTTAA
- a CDS encoding SH3-like domain-containing protein, whose product MNGPHDMGGMHGMGPIPIEPDEPVFHSEWEAKVFAMSFATFCNFFPVDETRHASERMPPGDYLSSAYYERWLYALELLLTEHNLVTLAEIEQRIAELVQGE is encoded by the coding sequence ATGAACGGTCCCCACGACATGGGTGGTATGCACGGTATGGGGCCTATCCCCATCGAGCCAGATGAACCCGTCTTTCATTCCGAATGGGAAGCCAAAGTTTTTGCCATGAGCTTTGCAACCTTCTGCAACTTTTTCCCGGTAGATGAAACCCGCCATGCTTCAGAACGGATGCCACCGGGAGACTATCTCAGTTCGGCCTATTACGAGCGCTGGCTGTATGCCCTGGAACTCTTGCTCACTGAGCACAACCTGGTCACCCTTGCAGAAATTGAGCAACGTATCGCTGAGCTGGTACAAGGAGAGTAA